The following proteins are encoded in a genomic region of Streptomyces sp. NBC_01723:
- a CDS encoding lyase family protein, giving the protein MTEHAPPFDGGPDAGLFSPVRAGTPVEEAVGETAWLQAMLDAEAALARAQAALGTVPHSAARAITRAARAERFDPRALALQARQTANPVVALVAALTEAVAATDPQAAEYVHRGSTSQDILDTGTMLMCRRALDLILTDLDRTAAALARLARRHPRTVMAGRTLTLHAVPTTFGLKTAGWHRLAVDAADRVRAAHRGLPVSLGGAAGTLAGYLEFAGPQAHRAPHRDYPQQLVTAFATETGLARPALPWHALRTPVADTAAALAFTTGALGKLAADVQVLTRTEIAEAAEPAAAGRGTSSAMPHKRNPVLSTLIRSAALQVPLLTAGLTQCLVTEDERSAGVWHAEWLLLREALRLAGGAAHTAAELAAGLTPDPQRMLHNLRLTKSQVVSERLAALLAPRLGRTRAKDLLAHASLTAHQQQRPLLDVLATLPDVTAHHTVEELEKLLDPTAYVGAAPALTAHALTAPTPPPPAE; this is encoded by the coding sequence ATGACCGAGCACGCACCCCCCTTCGACGGCGGCCCGGACGCCGGACTGTTCTCCCCCGTACGGGCCGGCACCCCCGTCGAAGAGGCCGTCGGTGAAACGGCCTGGCTCCAGGCGATGCTGGACGCCGAAGCGGCCCTCGCCCGCGCCCAGGCCGCCCTGGGCACCGTCCCGCACTCCGCGGCCCGCGCCATCACCCGCGCCGCCCGCGCCGAACGCTTCGACCCGCGCGCCCTCGCCCTGCAGGCGCGACAGACCGCCAACCCGGTCGTCGCACTCGTCGCCGCCCTGACCGAGGCGGTGGCGGCCACCGACCCGCAGGCCGCCGAATACGTCCACCGCGGCTCCACCAGCCAGGACATCCTGGACACCGGCACCATGCTGATGTGCCGCCGGGCCCTGGACCTGATCCTCACCGACCTGGACCGCACCGCCGCCGCCCTGGCCCGCCTCGCCCGCCGGCACCCGCGGACCGTCATGGCCGGCCGCACCCTCACCCTGCACGCCGTCCCCACCACCTTCGGCCTCAAGACCGCGGGCTGGCACCGCCTGGCCGTCGACGCCGCCGACCGCGTCCGCGCCGCACACCGCGGCCTGCCGGTCTCCCTCGGCGGAGCGGCCGGCACCCTCGCCGGATACCTGGAGTTCGCCGGCCCCCAGGCCCACCGGGCACCCCACCGCGACTATCCGCAGCAGCTCGTCACCGCCTTCGCCACCGAGACCGGCCTGGCCCGGCCCGCCCTGCCCTGGCACGCGCTGCGCACCCCGGTCGCCGACACCGCCGCCGCCCTCGCCTTCACCACCGGCGCCCTGGGCAAACTCGCCGCCGACGTACAGGTCCTGACCCGCACCGAGATCGCCGAGGCCGCCGAGCCCGCCGCCGCGGGACGCGGCACCTCCTCGGCCATGCCGCACAAACGCAACCCCGTCCTGTCCACACTCATCCGCAGCGCCGCCCTGCAGGTGCCCCTGCTGACCGCCGGGCTCACCCAGTGCCTGGTGACCGAGGACGAACGCTCGGCGGGCGTGTGGCACGCCGAGTGGCTCCTGCTGCGCGAGGCGCTGCGCCTGGCCGGCGGCGCCGCCCACACGGCCGCGGAACTGGCCGCCGGCCTCACCCCGGACCCCCAGCGCATGCTGCACAACCTCCGCCTGACCAAGAGCCAGGTGGTCAGCGAACGCCTGGCCGCCCTCCTGGCACCCCGCCTGGGCCGCACCCGCGCGAAAGACCTCCTGGCCCACGCCTCGCTCACCGCCCACCAGCAGCAGCGCCCCCTGCTGGACGTTCTGGCCACCCTGCCGGACGTCACCGCGCACCACACCGTGGAAGAACTCGAAAAGCTCCTCGACCCCACCGCCTACGTGGGCGCCGCACCGGCCCTGACCGCCCACGCCCTGACCGCCCCCACCCCGCCCCCGCCCGCGGAGTGA
- a CDS encoding FAD/NAD(P)-binding protein: MNTQHLRIALVGAGPRGLSVLERICANERAAPSPRRVTVHLVDPAPPGAGQVWRTDQSRLLLMNTVASQVTVFTDPTVTMKGPVEPGPDLYTWARSLARTATPGGPFDDATRAEAHALGPDAYPTRAFYGSYLQDAYRRISRRAPAHCRIVEHRTRAVALRDQSDEPGGPQILTLADGTRLRGLDAVVLAQGHLPRRPGAQESAWTRTAAEHGLTYVPPANPADLDLDTIPPGQTVLMRGLGLNFFDQIALLTLGRGGRFVRRRGRTVYLPSGREPRLYAGSRRGVPHHARGENQKGPSGRHEPRLLTAAAIDRLHRRRREGEPVRFTTHLWPLISAEVESVYYETLLRTRHRTRQAPHFAAAYLTAATAHEREHVLDTHGITPAQRWDWDRIQHPARGRHFAGRDQFQHWLLTHLDQDIRQARAGNVDGPLKAALDVLRDLRNEIRLAVDHAGLDGASYRDELAGWYTPLNAFLSIGPPVSRIEELTALIEAGTVRLLGPGTHVSLSTGAHGARAAFVAGAGQVSAAPVRAGVLIEARLPEPDLRNTADPLLHSLLTTGQATPYRINSTGGAWESGGLAVTTRPYHTVDAQGRAHPRRFAYGVPTESVHWVTAAGIRPGVDSVILGDSDAIARHVLRLAPARPATPLPAPPAGLLERTP; encoded by the coding sequence ATGAACACGCAGCACCTGCGGATCGCCCTCGTGGGAGCCGGCCCCCGCGGCCTGTCCGTACTGGAACGGATCTGCGCCAACGAACGCGCCGCCCCCTCACCCCGCCGGGTCACCGTCCACCTCGTGGACCCCGCACCGCCCGGCGCCGGACAGGTCTGGCGCACCGACCAGTCACGGCTGCTGCTGATGAACACCGTCGCCTCCCAGGTCACCGTGTTCACCGACCCCACGGTCACCATGAAAGGACCGGTGGAACCCGGCCCCGACCTGTACACCTGGGCCCGCTCCCTGGCCCGGACCGCCACGCCCGGCGGCCCCTTCGACGACGCCACCCGCGCCGAGGCACACGCCCTGGGGCCCGACGCCTACCCCACCCGCGCCTTCTACGGCAGCTACCTGCAGGACGCCTACCGGCGCATCAGCCGGCGGGCGCCGGCCCACTGCCGCATCGTCGAGCACCGCACCCGCGCCGTCGCGCTGCGCGACCAGAGCGACGAACCCGGCGGCCCCCAGATCCTCACCCTCGCCGACGGCACCCGCCTGCGCGGCCTGGACGCCGTGGTCCTCGCCCAGGGCCACCTGCCCCGCCGCCCCGGCGCCCAGGAATCGGCCTGGACCCGCACCGCCGCGGAACACGGCCTGACATACGTCCCGCCCGCCAACCCCGCCGACCTGGACCTCGACACCATCCCACCCGGACAGACCGTGCTGATGCGCGGACTCGGCCTCAACTTCTTCGACCAGATCGCCCTGCTCACCCTCGGCCGCGGCGGCCGCTTCGTCCGCCGCCGGGGCCGCACCGTCTACCTCCCCTCCGGCCGCGAGCCACGCCTGTACGCCGGCTCCCGGCGCGGCGTCCCCCACCACGCACGCGGCGAGAACCAGAAAGGCCCCAGCGGCCGCCACGAACCACGCCTGCTCACCGCCGCCGCCATCGACCGGCTGCACCGCCGCCGGCGCGAAGGAGAACCGGTCCGCTTCACCACCCACCTGTGGCCGCTGATCTCCGCGGAAGTCGAGAGCGTCTACTACGAGACACTGCTGCGCACCCGCCACCGCACCCGCCAGGCCCCCCACTTCGCCGCCGCCTACCTCACGGCCGCCACCGCACACGAGCGCGAACACGTCCTGGACACCCACGGCATCACCCCCGCCCAGCGCTGGGACTGGGACCGCATCCAGCACCCCGCCCGGGGACGGCACTTCGCCGGCCGGGACCAGTTCCAGCACTGGCTCCTCACCCACCTGGACCAGGACATACGCCAGGCACGCGCCGGCAACGTCGACGGACCGCTCAAAGCAGCCCTCGACGTCCTGCGCGACCTGCGCAACGAAATACGCCTCGCCGTCGACCACGCAGGCCTGGACGGCGCCTCGTACCGGGACGAACTGGCCGGCTGGTACACCCCCCTCAACGCGTTCCTCTCCATCGGCCCGCCCGTCTCACGCATCGAGGAACTGACCGCACTGATCGAAGCCGGAACCGTCCGGCTCCTGGGACCGGGCACCCACGTGTCCCTGAGCACCGGCGCACACGGAGCCCGAGCCGCGTTCGTGGCCGGCGCCGGCCAGGTGAGCGCCGCCCCCGTCCGCGCCGGCGTCCTCATCGAGGCCCGCCTGCCCGAACCCGACCTGCGCAACACCGCCGACCCCCTGCTGCACAGCCTGCTGACCACCGGCCAGGCGACGCCCTACCGGATCAACAGCACCGGCGGCGCCTGGGAATCGGGCGGCCTGGCCGTCACCACCCGCCCCTACCACACCGTGGACGCCCAAGGCCGCGCCCACCCGCGGCGCTTCGCCTACGGCGTCCCCACCGAGTCCGTGCACTGGGTGACCGCGGCCGGTATCCGCCCCGGCGTCGACTCCGTCATCCTCGGCGACTCCGACGCCATCGCCCGCCACGTACTGCGCCTCGCCCCCGCCCGGCCCGCCACCCCCCTGCCCGCACCCCCCGCCGGCCTGCTGGAGAGGACACCATGA
- a CDS encoding condensation domain-containing protein: MSDRVALGQVHAALVSLPGVRDAAVGLAGHGPDGPRIVAHVVTGTAPADLRAALAARLPAHLVPARLYRVPHIPLRADGSTDRPALAHLTSPEPERAREPDPDPGPDPDPGPDPDPGPGREPVPPRAPEPDPVPPREPQPLPATAPTRPGESRHHPPGHPPGHPSSHSPDHPAPTPHPPPATLPLTPHQHTLLLDALAHPDPGRHVEQLHWRWRGPLDTERFTAAWQSVADRETVLRAAFDWENGPRLLLHAHAGIEVVRHPAGSVGFQHLSTRDRTRGFDLRRPALLRLNLLDDRAPAGAGHHPGVRVLLTFHHVMLDGWSVAVLLQEFYRAYLAGGRLPGGERRPDIRDYARWLARQDTAPARDFWSRAITPGTALVLPGVPGPATGRNGTGRSEARLGAAQAGRLRAWAASCAATEAGALQAAWALLLYRAADATGPATVGFGVTVPGRGIALDSVERLPGLLTNTLPVTVRVDPAAPVTRLLAQLRDAALDIASYEWVSLGQVHRWSGCRANEELAQSAIAVETLRPGRDDLRSALAAQGISVTPPRPAGARTLFPVTLSARRGTDDGLVLTAVHDRSRIADADASRLVGQCARLLRELPRLGGGTGGVAAALAALAGQPRVRMAQAPAGPASSEPTRGEPRP; the protein is encoded by the coding sequence ATGAGCGACCGGGTCGCACTCGGCCAGGTGCACGCCGCGCTCGTCTCCCTGCCCGGGGTGCGGGACGCGGCCGTCGGCCTGGCCGGACACGGCCCGGACGGCCCGCGGATCGTCGCCCACGTGGTGACGGGCACGGCGCCGGCCGACCTGCGTGCCGCCCTGGCGGCGCGGCTCCCCGCCCACCTGGTCCCCGCCCGCTTGTACCGGGTGCCGCACATCCCCCTGCGCGCGGACGGCAGCACCGACCGGCCCGCCCTGGCGCACCTGACCTCACCGGAGCCCGAGCGCGCGCGTGAGCCCGATCCCGATCCGGGGCCCGATCCCGATCCGGGGCCCGATCCTGATCCGGGGCCCGGGCGCGAGCCGGTGCCGCCGCGTGCGCCCGAGCCGGACCCGGTGCCGCCCCGTGAGCCGCAGCCGCTACCGGCCACCGCCCCCACACGCCCGGGGGAGTCCCGCCACCACCCCCCAGGCCACCCCCCAGGCCACCCCTCAAGCCATTCCCCGGACCACCCCGCCCCCACCCCTCACCCTCCACCGGCCACCCTGCCGCTCACCCCCCACCAGCACACCCTCCTCCTGGACGCCCTCGCCCACCCCGACCCCGGCCGGCACGTGGAGCAACTGCACTGGCGCTGGCGCGGCCCCCTGGACACCGAACGGTTCACCGCCGCCTGGCAGTCGGTGGCCGACCGGGAGACCGTCCTGCGCGCCGCCTTCGACTGGGAGAACGGACCACGCCTGCTCCTGCACGCACACGCCGGCATCGAAGTCGTCCGGCATCCGGCCGGCTCCGTCGGCTTCCAGCACCTGAGCACACGCGACCGCACACGCGGCTTCGACCTGCGCCGCCCGGCCCTGCTGCGCCTGAACCTCCTCGACGACAGGGCCCCCGCCGGCGCCGGCCACCACCCGGGCGTGCGGGTGCTGCTCACCTTCCACCACGTCATGCTGGACGGCTGGAGCGTGGCGGTCCTGCTGCAGGAGTTCTACCGCGCCTACCTCGCCGGCGGCCGCCTGCCCGGCGGCGAACGGCGCCCCGACATCCGCGACTACGCACGCTGGCTCGCCCGCCAGGACACCGCCCCCGCCCGTGACTTCTGGTCCCGCGCCATCACCCCGGGCACCGCCCTGGTCCTGCCCGGCGTGCCGGGACCGGCCACCGGCCGGAACGGGACCGGCCGCAGCGAGGCCCGCCTCGGCGCCGCCCAGGCCGGCCGGCTGCGCGCCTGGGCGGCGTCCTGCGCGGCCACCGAGGCCGGCGCGCTGCAGGCGGCGTGGGCCCTGCTGCTGTACCGGGCGGCGGACGCCACCGGGCCCGCCACGGTGGGCTTCGGCGTCACCGTGCCCGGCCGCGGCATCGCCCTCGACTCCGTCGAACGGCTGCCCGGCCTGCTCACGAACACGCTGCCCGTGACCGTGCGGGTCGACCCCGCCGCGCCCGTCACCCGGCTGCTGGCCCAACTGCGCGACGCGGCCCTGGACATCGCCTCCTACGAGTGGGTCTCGCTCGGCCAGGTCCACCGGTGGAGCGGGTGCCGCGCAAACGAGGAACTCGCGCAGAGCGCCATCGCCGTCGAGACCCTGCGGCCCGGCCGCGACGACCTGCGCTCCGCCCTCGCCGCCCAGGGCATCAGCGTCACCCCACCCCGCCCGGCCGGCGCCCGGACCCTGTTCCCGGTCACCCTGTCCGCCCGCCGCGGCACCGACGACGGCCTCGTCCTGACCGCCGTACACGACCGCTCCCGGATCGCCGACGCCGACGCGTCGCGTCTGGTCGGCCAGTGCGCCCGGCTGCTGCGCGAACTGCCCCGACTGGGGGGCGGCACGGGCGGCGTGGCCGCCGCGCTCGCCGCCCTGGCCGGCCAGCCGCGGGTGCGGATGGCCCAGGCACCCGCCGGGCCCGCTTCCAGTGAACCGACCCGAGGAGAGCCCCGGCCATGA